Proteins encoded within one genomic window of Oryza glaberrima chromosome 12, OglaRS2, whole genome shotgun sequence:
- the LOC127756744 gene encoding uncharacterized protein LOC127756744 translates to MDRLLLFRPRKPASSSSSVAAVADGDLLERDVFWPASSAPGLLAALPDDEGSKKKKRAGPAAVRSASRPVPETAPLTPTAGAARSAPVRIPWEAAAAAGRRGRWAAAQSSVGGEDGDAAMVVPPHEVVARRAAAHSSVLEGAGRTLKGRDLRRVRNAVLRRTGFLD, encoded by the coding sequence ATGGACCGCCTCCTGCTCTTCCGCCCCCGGaaaccggcctcctcctcctcctccgtcgccgcggTGGCGGACGGCGACCTCCTCGAGCGCGACGTCTTCTGGCCCGCCTCCTCTGCCCcaggcctcctcgccgcgctccccgacgacgaggggagcaagaagaagaagcgcgCGGGCCCCGCCGCCGTACGGTCCGCCTCCCGACCTGTCCCGGAGACCGCCCCGTTGACCCCgacggcgggcgcggcgaggtcggcgcccGTGAGGATACCCTGGGaggccgcggcagcggcggggaggagggggaggtgggcggcggcgcagtcatccgtcggcggcgaggacggggaCGCCGCCATGGTCGTCCCGCCGCACGAGGTCGtcgcgcggcgcgccgcggcgcacAGCTCGGTGCTGGAGGGCGCCGGGAGGACGCTCAAGGGCCGCGACCTCCGCCGCGTCCGCAACGCCGTCCTGCGCCGCACCGGATTCCTCGACTGA